From the genome of Laspinema palackyanum D2c:
TGAAGCAGGAAAGGGGATGGGTGAGGCAGAATTGCGCGATCAGTTGATTACCCTGCTGTTATTGGGTCATGATACGACGGCATCGGCCCTAACTTGGGCGTTTTATTGGATTCATCAGGATTCCGAGGTGCGATCGCAGTTGGTGGCGGAACTGGATAGTCTCGGGAGTCACCCCAACCCGATGGCAGTGGCGCAATTGCCGTTTTTACAAGCGGTTTGCCAAGAGGCGTTACGTCTGTATCCGATCGCCTTGATTTCGCAACCTCGGGTGGTGAAAGAAGCGGTGGAAATTCAGGGGTATGAATTTGCACCGGGGACGGTGTTGGTTCCTTGCATTTATTTAGCCCATCGGCGTCCGGAGGTGTATCCGGAACCCTTGACCTTTAAGCCTCAGCGGTTTTGCGATCGCAAGTTTTCACCCTACGAGTATTTTCCCTTTGGCGGGGGGAGTCGCAGTTGTATCGGCATGGCCCTAGCGATGTATGAGATGAAGTTGGTCCTGGCAACGGTCCTCTCCCGGTATGAATTGGCCCTGTGTGATCGGGGTCCGATTCGTCCTCACCGTCGTGGGATTACCTTTGTCCCCTCGGCTAATTTTCAATTGGTGGTGAAACAGCGGCGATCGGCTGTTTTGTCCGCAGCGATGCGGTAGGACCAAATCGGGTACTGTGAAAACCCACAGGCTGAAGCCTGGGGCTACACGGACAAAGCCTGCCTACGCAGGCTATAAGAGAGAAAACAGACATGATACCAAATCGGGTTGTTAAAAGCCCATTTCCTGGATGAGCCCGCGCAGGCGGGCTTCGTTTGTGTAGCCCCACCCTTGAGGGTGCGGGTTTTCTTTGACAACCGGATTCCGTATGAGACCACCGGATTGCGTATTAATTCTTAATTTTTATTTCATCCTCTGAGACTTTTCTATCCGCCATCGTAAAATGATGGGGCTGGTTGGAAGAATAATAGGAATAATCAATGACAACTCAGACCATTCAGCCCTCGAATTACAAGTTATGGTTAGCTGCTATTAAACCTCCCATGTATAGTGTGGCAATCATGCCGATTTGGGTGGGAACTGCTGTAGCTTGGTATGAGCATCATTCCCTGAACTGGTCAATATTTTCTACCTTTATCAGTTCGGCAATTTTAATTTTGGCTTGGGAAAATCTTAGCAATGATGTGTTCGATTCAGATACGGGAATTGACAAAAAAAAGCATCACTCTTTGGTCAATTTAACCGGAAATAAATCTTTGATTTTTTGGGCGGGCAACTTGTGTTTAGCCCTTGGTATTTTAGGAATTGGGGCAATCTGTTGGTGGCAACAAGATTTAACAGTTCTGGGTTTGATTCTGCTTTGTTGTTTCTTGGGCTATATGTATCAGGGTCCCCCGTTTAGACTGGGATATCAAGGATTGGGGGAATTTCTCTGTTTTTTTGCCTTTGGTCCTTTGGGAGTTTCGGCGGCTTATTATAGTCAAACGCAGAGTTGGTCAAATCTGAGTTTATTGGCTTCGGTTTTGGTGGGAATTTCTACAACTTTGGTGTTATTTTGTTCCCATTTTCATCAAGTGGAAGATGATTTAGCAGCAGGGAAGCGATCGCCTTTGGTTCGCATGGGGACTCTTCGGGGTGCTCAACTCTTACCCTGGTTTTGTGGGAGTATTTTCGCGATTACAGGGGTTTTGGTTGCCCTGGGTAGCTTCCCGGTTTGGACATTACTCAGTTTTGCGGGGTTGCCTGCAAGTCTGAAACTCTGCCGTCATGTTGCCAGTTATCATGACAGTCCGGAAAAAGTGAGTAACTGCAAATTTATTGCGATCGCCGTTCATTTTTGGAGTGGTTTATTGTTAGGACTGGGATTTATTCTGTAAAGGTATTTCCCGGCTATCCAATTTTTAAATAGGGGTGGGGGACGGTTTTTCCGTTCCCTTCATTATGATAAAAATGTCCAGTTTGTATGATTTTAATTGTAAAATTGTGGGGAAAATCCAAAACCCTTGTATTCTATTTTTGCATGGTTTTATGGGGCGGGGGGATAACTTTTGGGAAATCATTGAGACCCTATCAGATAAATTTTGCTGTGTGACGGTGGATTTACCTGGACATGGGAAAACACGAATTTTGGGTGGAAATGAATGTTATCAAATGTCCCATACAGCCCAAGGGTTAATAGAGTTATTGAATGAGTTAGGAATTGGATGGTGTTATTTGCTGGGATATTCGATGGGAGGGCGATTGGCATTGTATTTAACCCTGCATTTCCCGGAACGTTTTGAAAAAGTAATTTTAGAATCCGCTTCCCCGGGGTTGTCTTCTGCGGAAGGGCGATCGCAACGTCGTCATCGAGATGAAATTCTCGCCCAACAGTTGGAAACAGAGGATTTTTACTCATTTTTAAGCCAGTGGTATCAGCAACCCTTGTTTGATTCAGTTCGCCATCATCCTAACTTCGATCGCCTCTTCCAGAATCGCTTGCAAAATCAGCCCAAAACTTTAGCAACTTCCCTTCGACAGATGGGAAGCGGCAGTCAACCCTCTCTCTGGGAACTGCTGCCGTCTCATCCGGTTCCCCTCCTGTTACTGGTGGGAGAATGGGATAGCAAATTTCAGGAAATTAATCACCAAATTACCCAAGTCTGTCCTGTTGCCCAACTGGAAATTATTCCCAATAGTGGGCATACTATCCATTGGGAAAATCCTTCTGCCTATCTCAAATCAGTGATAAACTTCTTTTCAGGTTAGGGTGATCACCCCTTCATGAGGAGGGGTTCGGTGAAACGGATGGGATGGCTGTCCCCCACTGGCTGATAATTTCCTCCCTCTTTCATGGCAACCGCATCATATTATGAATTATAAATTCGAGTTTCGTCCCTATCAACGTAAGTTTAAACGCCCTCTGCAAACCAGTCATGGGACTTGGGAAATTCGGGAGGGAATTATTCTGCGCCTAACTGCTGATAATGGCAAGATCGGGTTGGGTGAAATTGCACCCATCGGCTGGTTTGGTTCAGAAACGTTCTTAGAAGCTTTAGACTATTGTCAGAACCTGCCTGATGTGATTAGCGATCGCACGATTTTTTCGATTCCCCCTAACTTACCCGCTTGTCAATTTGGCTTAGAATCAGCCTGGGAATCTGCTACATTAAAAACACAGTTCAAATCGGCTTTTGCTGAAGACAAAACTGCTACAGCCAAATCCAATTATAGCGGATTGTTACCCGGGGGAGAAGGGGCTTTACTCGGGCGTCAAATCCTCTGGATGCAAGGATATCGGACGTTTAAATGGAAAATTGGCGTCTTGCCATTCCAGCGAGAAGTCAGGATTTTGCAGGAACTGGTTCTCGCCTTGCAGGAAGCGACTGGTGATCAATCTGTTTTCCTCCGCCTGGATGCCAATGGGGGACTCAGTTTGGCGGAGGCTGAAGAATGGCTGCAAATCTGTGATCAACTCGGGGGAATCATTGAATATCTGGAACAACCTTTGTCGGTGACGGAATTGGAGGCGATGATGGAGTTGGGAACTCGCTTTTCCACGGCGATCGCTTTAGATGAATCCGTCGCCACTTTGCCACAAATGCAATCCGTCTATCGCCAAGGGTGGCGGGGAATTTATGTGATTAAACCCTGTATCGCCGGTTCTCCTTCGGAATTGCGACAATTTTGCAATTTAAACAAAATTGATGCGGTTTTTTCTTCGGTATTTGAAACGGAAATTGGCAGGAAATCGGTTTTAAAATTGGCGGCGACCATTCAAAATTACTGCCCTCGCGCCATCGGGTTTGGCGTGGATCATTTACTGGAAGCCGAGAAGGATTTAGAACTCTTATGGTAGAGGGTTTTTCGGAAACATTCTCCAAAATTAACCGGGCAGCTATCCCAAACCAGCCCCCCTGCCCGGGTTGGCAAAAATCGGATTTGATAGCCTGGATGGAGGCAGAAACGGGACCTTTAGGGACGACTGCGTTGCAATTATTTTCCCAATTAATTCCGCAAAAAGTTCCCCCAACTCTGTTATTGGCAGAAGGCGATCCAGTCAAATTTTTAGCCGGTTTTATTGCAGCGGTTGCCGCAGATTGTCCCCTGTTTTTAGGCAATCCCAACTGGGTTGATCACGAATGGCGATCGGCTATCGAACTAATTCAACCGGACCGAATATGGCATCAGGGACAGGACTTTCCCGGAAAGGCTTGTCAAAATCCATCGGATACTATCCCCTCGGGAATTATGATTCCCACAGGGGGTTCCTCGGGTCAACTGCGCTTTGCCATTCATACTTGGAAAACTTTAATGGCATCAGTGGCTGGATTTACACAGTATTTCCAACTCTCTGCGGTTAACTCCTGCTGTGTGTTACCCCTATTTCATGTCAGCGGTTTGATGCAATTTCTACGGTCTTTGACCACGGGAGGAAAGTTTGTAAATTTTCCCTCTTATAAAACAATTGTAGAGCAAACGGCTTTCAAAATCAACCCGGAAGAGTTTTTTATTTCTCTGGTTCCAACTCAATTAAACCGACTCCTAGAAACTCCCGAATCCGCCAATTATTTAGCCCGGTTTCAGACCATTTTATTGGGGGGTGCACCGGCATGGCCGGAATTATTGCAACGGGCGAAACAGTACCATATTCGCCTCTCTCTCACCTACGGCATGACGGAAACCGCCTCCCAAATTGTCACTCTCAAACCTGCGGATTTTCTAGCAGGAAATCAGAGTTGTGGCCAACTGTTGCCTCATGCCAAAATTAGCATTATGAATCCTGAAGGAGAAGTGTTGGCAGTCGGTAAAACGGGGATAATTACTATTGAAGCCGATTCTCTGGCAAAAGGGTATTATCCTGGGGAAAATTTAGCCTTTACTTTAAACAGGTTTCAATCTGATGATTTGGGGTTTATCGATGAAGGCGGGTATTTAACCGTGGTGGGACGCCACAGCGATAAAATTATTAGTGGAGGTGAAAATATTTATCCGGCAGAAGTGGAGGCGGCGATTTTGGGGACGGGTTTGGTTGAAGATGTCTGTGCGATCGCCGTACCGGATCGCGATTGGGGTCAAGTCGTGACAGCGGTTTACGTTCCCAAGGGCCTAGTCGAGTCTGAGGCGATCGCCTCGTTACTCACGGATACCTTATCACCCTTTAAGCGTCCGAAATATTGGGTACAAATAGACAGGTTGCCTCGGAACAATCGTGGAAAAATCTCCCGCCGTATCGTTCAAGAAATGGTTTTAATTCAACTCAAACATCAGGTAACACCGTAAAAGTAACCTCATTTTAAAGTCAATATTTGGGTTGCCTAGGGAGATTGAATTGTCACTTGAATTAATGGAATTGTCTTAACCTTCCCGCATCACATGGGGAAATTCCATGTGATAGACCTGTTCCCAAAGATATTTTACATAAGACTGATTGGAGGGCACAATTCGGCGATCGTAGGCCAAATCAGCCGCCGCCCGATCTAAAATTCGCACATCAATCGGGTTGAGTCGTTGCCGTCTTTTACTCGAACTGAGTAACCAGACAATTTGAAACATCGTTTCTGGGGCAGCGGTGGTATTTGGATTTGACCAGGCCCTTGCTAAGGGCTGACTCTCGTTGCTTTCGTTAATGCGATCGGTCCGGTCCCAATAGCCTAATTGCCGAATCTGTTCGTAAAGTTCCTGTTCTAGTTTCATTATTGATTGCTAAGTGTTCTACAAGGAAAGTCAGGAAAGTATCGTGGGCGCTCTGTCGAGTCCACGGTGTTGTTATTGTGATATAGTTATAATATTAAACTTTGATTAAAACAGTATTAAGATTTACAAATTTTTGTAAAATTTTGAAAATTTTCCCCTCAGTCGGACCAACTCTCGATCCAGTGAATCATTTCTGGAGGCAGGGGTTGGCGGGTTCGGAGTTGGGGATCAATGGAAACGTGCTCAGTTCGCGCTTTTGCCAGGGGGCGTTCTGTAGGCATTGAGACAGCCCGGATCAAGTAGGTAATTTCAAAGCGATCGCCACTGAGGGCGTGAGGCGTGAGGGCGATCGCCACTTCATCCCCACAAAACAGGGGCCGAAAAAAGTCAATACTGGCATGAACAATCGGAATAGCAGCCTCGGGGTTATTAAAAAAAGTTCGCAACTCTATCCCCGTCGCCATCAGGGATGCCTCATACGCTTCATGGCAGATGGAGAGAAGATTGGCAAAATAGACGACCCCAGCAGCATCGGTATCTCCAAAGCGAATTGTGCGAGAGTAAGAAAAAGACATGGGCGGTTTAACTGAAAGCGTTGGCATCCAGAATAGCCGATCGCCGTCCCCGTTTTCCCAGATTCCCAATAAGTTCTAATCTTTAAGGCGATCGCCAAAATACTCGGCATATAACCGACATCTGGGAGTGCAATCATTGCCGGTCATTTTAACTAATCCCATACTCTGTAATTTAAACCCCTGTTCCGCAGGCAACCGGACCGGATCCACCTGGGAAACCACTGCTTTCATGGCTTGGGTGAGAGGCGGATATTTTTCTAAATTCCACAAATGCCGACGTAAGTGATCGCCATACAATCCTGTTTCCGTCGGGGATTCTTGCACCAATTGAGTCAGGGTGACATCTTCCCGGGCAATATGATAAAGGGCTAATCGCACTAAATAGGGATGTCCTCCGACTAATTCCATTAATTTCTCCACCTGATTGCTATGCCAATTCAGATGATGTCGTTGGGCTAATTCCGTGACTTGGGCGGGAGTAAATTCGGGTAATTCAATCGGCAATCCGACATTAAAGGGGGATTTGTTGACATCTAAGGGAATGTACACTTCGCTGGAATATACGACAATCAAGCGGAACTGTTTCCAAATATCCCGCCGTTTCGCTTCTTCATGTAGCGATCGCAATAAGCCAAAAAAGTCATCGGCAATCTCGGGAAATTCAAACAGGCGATCGACTTCATCTAATCCCAGGGTCAAAGGACCGTTGAGTTCCGGGAGTAAATATTGCTCAAAATAGGCTTTGCAACTTTGGTTACTGCCGATCGCATCCGCTAACTGAGAATACTTTGCCAATCGGTCTAAATCTAATCGGTCCAACTCCAAGCTAACGCTGGCATAAAACCACTGTAAGAATGTATTTAAACTGCTAAATACCCGGCGATCGGCAAGCTGCAAACTCACCGCCACAGCTTGCGAACCCTCTCGTTCTGCATGATGGAGAATCCGGGCCATTAAAGATGTTTTGCCCATCTGTCGCGGGGCTTTAATGCGGATTAATGCCCCCGGTTGGGTGATGGTTTCATAACAGCGGGATTCAATCGGAGGACGTTCAATATAAAACTGAGACGCAATTTCTACCTGTCCTTCGGGCAATTCCGGAGGGGCAATAGGAAGCGGAATCTCCGGAGTTGCCTCGGATGACCGATTCTGAGTGAGAGGTAATCCTTGAACCGCCCAAGGATAGCCAGAACCCAAAGCGATGCGCCCTTCGGCTAATAATTCAATTAAGTCAGAAACCATCGCGTTTGTATCCCCGTCATGCCGCCACTGCCAGGGCTGAATTCCCTCTAATAAATGCTGCAATTCAAAGGGAATCGCTGGGGTAGATTTTAGGTTAATATAAATCGGTAATATTGCCAGTTTTGGCGGCGTCATCCTCTGCAACTCCCTCCCTTGTCGGACTTGTTCCCAGACTAATTCGCTTTCTAATCGGTTAGGAGATAAGAGTAAAAGTAAATAATCAAAGGAGTCAAGGGGGAGTGTATAGTCTTGCAGGGAAGAGGTTGTGTTCAGGGTCGCTTGGGGTAGAATCACCTCATGACCTGCCGTACTCAAAGCCTGGTAAAATTGGAGAGAGAGGGAGGAAGAAGGGGTGCGATCGCTGATTAAAATTTTCCAAGACTGCGGGGATTCGGTCGAGGGTAAAGGGTTCTCCTCAAAATCGGCAATATCCCGCCATTCTCGCGCCAAAACCCGACAGATTTCTATAAAATTGGCAAAATCTACAGGTTTACCATTCAGGAAATTACTCACCGTAGATTGGGCAAACCCCAACTCTTCCGCCAGGATTTTTTGACTGGGAAACCCATGCCGTAATAACGAAGATTTGAGGGTAGAAATACAAGAAGGACGGACTTTAAGCGATCGGGGCATAATGGCGAAAACCGGAAGACACCATCCTGATTTTAAACGGCAGCGTTCCCAAAGTCGATGAGAATTCGATGAAGTGTCAAATAACTCAGTCAGGTACTCGGAGAGGGAATCCCTAGAATGGAAGAATGTAAACCCCGGGAGGATATTGCCCTCTGGGAGATGAAAGCACAAGTTAATCCGATGATTGTTGTTGAAAAAACCCCCACACAACTCAAACTCCGACATCGCCCTTATTTCGTCTGGCTGATTGCCAGTAGTTTGATCCTCGGACTGCCGTTTCTGTTGTTGGCAGTCGGTTCTTTGTTAACCTGGATTTTTCATCTGTGGTGGATACCGTTATTGTTATTGTTGGCGATCGGGATTGGAAATTTTGCGCTAGTTTGCTGGGGACCCGTGGTCACTTGTACCTTGGATAAACAGTGCGATCGCCTCATTCTCAAGTACCATCGGGCGATTTCTTCTCAACGGATCGAATATTCCCTCGCAGAAATCCGGGATGTTTTAATCGAATCTCGCAGTTGGGACGGAGATATTCCCCTAGACTTTCAGATTGTTTTATTTTTAAAAAATGGGAGATTTCTCGCTTTAGATGGAGTGAGTTCCAGTTGGCAATCTCATCAAGAAACCGCCAATTTAATTCGAGCTTTTCTAGGCTTACCCCAGCAGAATGTATTCAACCAATCATAAAGTCAGTCGGGATCCGGTGTTCAAGGTGACAATTAAAGTCATTTCTCGCTCTATGCTAGACGGTGATTCCGACCTCCTGGGATAAAATCTTAACGAAATTTAAACATACAGGGGTCAATTATCCCGGGTTTTTCTGATATAATAAACCAAAAAAAATGGGTGGATTAGGAATCAATGTCTGCAAAAAAAGAAACAACCACACTAATTATAGCCCTAGTAATTGCCCTAGGTTTGATGGGTGCCTCTGTCTGGTGGCTGAGGGAAGAGTTAGACGGGGCCCGAAGATTATTGACGGACTCAGAAAATCCCCCCCCGTCCGAGGGAATCGTTAATCCTGGAGGGGACTCTAACCCCGAAACTTTAGCCGAAGTTCAGAATGTTCCGAGGGGATTATTTAGTCACGGGGGGAGTAGCACTTGGGTATCAATTCGGGTCGCCGTAGACCCGGCCATTCAAACCGTTTGGCCGCAGTTTCAACTCCGCTATACTGACCCAGCTAGAGGTGCACCGAGTTCAGGAACCGGGATTCAAATGTTATTAGATAATCAACTCACCTTTGCGATGTCGGCGAGACCAGTTTCCGATGCCGAATATCAAAAAGCGAGGGATAGAGGGTTTAGCCTGAAAGAAATTCCCGTCGCCATTGATGGGATTGCGATCGTGGTCCATCCCTCTTTAGATATTCCCGGAATCACGATGGATCAATTTGATGCGATTTATGCGGGAAAAATTACTAATTGGAATCAAGTGGGCGGACCGGATTTGAGAATTCAACCCTACGGCAAAATCGACCGAGATTCTCACCCGAGTGTCATTTTAACCTCCACAACCACCGAAGCATTAAGGGGAGTTGGCTCAAATCCTGGGGGAATTTATTGGGCTTCTGCACCCTTACTTGTGTCTCAGTGCATGGTAAAACCCTTAGCCGTGGGACGGACTTCTAATAATTTTGTTGCACCTTATAAATTGCCCTTTGTTCCCCTGTCGGAATGTCCTCAAAGGCGCAATGAAGTGAATTTAGAGGTATTTAGAAGTGGGGAATATCCCTGGAGTCGGCGATTGGTGGTTGTGGTTAAAGAAAATGGCCAAATTGACCAACAAGCGGGGGAGACTTATGCCAAATTTTTGTTAACCGAACAGGGTCAAGAATTAATTCGGAAAGCGGGATTTGTGAGTTTAAGATAAAACTTAAGTCGATAGAAACTCTAAGGGAACTCAAACAACTCAGTCTGGATCTCAGTCCGTCCCAGGATGTAATGAGAAAGAAAGCAAATCGAGTTAGGAGGAAGTTCCGATGGTAACCGATTTTTCTGTAGTCGCATTACTAACCATGCCGATACAGACTGCAATGACTAGCGTCTATTCCTTGTTGCCGATGCCTGTGAGTCCGCCCACCTGGTGGATGCCCCTATGTGGAAGGATTCTCTACAATTAGATACCAAAAGTTTTGACTGTCCAGGTAATTATCTCAAGGATGAAAAATGTTTAACGATCTCGTTACGTTCATTGCTGTTGCGGCTATCTTATTTGCGTTGGGAGTTTTTGCAGTAACTCGCTCAGTTTCATCGTCGGCTTTAATACTGACAAACGCTTTTTTTAGCTTCAGCCTGAGTTGGAGTTGGCAAATGCTTAAAAATCCAGATAATTATGGCCCTCCATTTCTAGGTTTTATGACGTTCAATTTGATATTATTCACTTTATTATTTATGAGTTTTAGGAGTAGCAATCGGCATATTTTTAAAAAGATTAAAAATAATCAAAATTACAAAATTGCCAAAATAACAAGTTTCTTGATTCCATCTTTGTTGATTTTGATTTGCTGGCTTCCCACTTCTGAATATTTTCACATGAGAAATGTTGAGTCATGGCAAGAGAGAACCAGTAAATCCTATCTGTTTTGGTTAAATAGCTCTTCTCATTTTTATTATGAAGAGCATAAAAGATTTCCAGAGTCCATAAGAGAACTCTCAGAATATTTTGAATGGTATCGTTTACCATTACCGGAGACCAATTATATTTATGAAATGCAAGGGT
Proteins encoded in this window:
- a CDS encoding acyl-CoA thioesterase — encoded protein: MSFSYSRTIRFGDTDAAGVVYFANLLSICHEAYEASLMATGIELRTFFNNPEAAIPIVHASIDFFRPLFCGDEVAIALTPHALSGDRFEITYLIRAVSMPTERPLAKARTEHVSIDPQLRTRQPLPPEMIHWIESWSD
- a CDS encoding o-succinylbenzoate synthase, with translation MNYKFEFRPYQRKFKRPLQTSHGTWEIREGIILRLTADNGKIGLGEIAPIGWFGSETFLEALDYCQNLPDVISDRTIFSIPPNLPACQFGLESAWESATLKTQFKSAFAEDKTATAKSNYSGLLPGGEGALLGRQILWMQGYRTFKWKIGVLPFQREVRILQELVLALQEATGDQSVFLRLDANGGLSLAEAEEWLQICDQLGGIIEYLEQPLSVTELEAMMELGTRFSTAIALDESVATLPQMQSVYRQGWRGIYVIKPCIAGSPSELRQFCNLNKIDAVFSSVFETEIGRKSVLKLAATIQNYCPRAIGFGVDHLLEAEKDLELLW
- a CDS encoding AAA-like domain-containing protein; protein product: MPRSLKVRPSCISTLKSSLLRHGFPSQKILAEELGFAQSTVSNFLNGKPVDFANFIEICRVLAREWRDIADFEENPLPSTESPQSWKILISDRTPSSSLSLQFYQALSTAGHEVILPQATLNTTSSLQDYTLPLDSFDYLLLLLSPNRLESELVWEQVRQGRELQRMTPPKLAILPIYINLKSTPAIPFELQHLLEGIQPWQWRHDGDTNAMVSDLIELLAEGRIALGSGYPWAVQGLPLTQNRSSEATPEIPLPIAPPELPEGQVEIASQFYIERPPIESRCYETITQPGALIRIKAPRQMGKTSLMARILHHAEREGSQAVAVSLQLADRRVFSSLNTFLQWFYASVSLELDRLDLDRLAKYSQLADAIGSNQSCKAYFEQYLLPELNGPLTLGLDEVDRLFEFPEIADDFFGLLRSLHEEAKRRDIWKQFRLIVVYSSEVYIPLDVNKSPFNVGLPIELPEFTPAQVTELAQRHHLNWHSNQVEKLMELVGGHPYLVRLALYHIAREDVTLTQLVQESPTETGLYGDHLRRHLWNLEKYPPLTQAMKAVVSQVDPVRLPAEQGFKLQSMGLVKMTGNDCTPRCRLYAEYFGDRLKD
- the menH gene encoding 2-succinyl-6-hydroxy-2,4-cyclohexadiene-1-carboxylate synthase; this translates as MSSLYDFNCKIVGKIQNPCILFLHGFMGRGDNFWEIIETLSDKFCCVTVDLPGHGKTRILGGNECYQMSHTAQGLIELLNELGIGWCYLLGYSMGGRLALYLTLHFPERFEKVILESASPGLSSAEGRSQRRHRDEILAQQLETEDFYSFLSQWYQQPLFDSVRHHPNFDRLFQNRLQNQPKTLATSLRQMGSGSQPSLWELLPSHPVPLLLLVGEWDSKFQEINHQITQVCPVAQLEIIPNSGHTIHWENPSAYLKSVINFFSG
- a CDS encoding PstS family phosphate ABC transporter substrate-binding protein, with product MSAKKETTTLIIALVIALGLMGASVWWLREELDGARRLLTDSENPPPSEGIVNPGGDSNPETLAEVQNVPRGLFSHGGSSTWVSIRVAVDPAIQTVWPQFQLRYTDPARGAPSSGTGIQMLLDNQLTFAMSARPVSDAEYQKARDRGFSLKEIPVAIDGIAIVVHPSLDIPGITMDQFDAIYAGKITNWNQVGGPDLRIQPYGKIDRDSHPSVILTSTTTEALRGVGSNPGGIYWASAPLLVSQCMVKPLAVGRTSNNFVAPYKLPFVPLSECPQRRNEVNLEVFRSGEYPWSRRLVVVVKENGQIDQQAGETYAKFLLTEQGQELIRKAGFVSLR
- a CDS encoding 2-succinylbenzoate--CoA ligase, encoding MEAETGPLGTTALQLFSQLIPQKVPPTLLLAEGDPVKFLAGFIAAVAADCPLFLGNPNWVDHEWRSAIELIQPDRIWHQGQDFPGKACQNPSDTIPSGIMIPTGGSSGQLRFAIHTWKTLMASVAGFTQYFQLSAVNSCCVLPLFHVSGLMQFLRSLTTGGKFVNFPSYKTIVEQTAFKINPEEFFISLVPTQLNRLLETPESANYLARFQTILLGGAPAWPELLQRAKQYHIRLSLTYGMTETASQIVTLKPADFLAGNQSCGQLLPHAKISIMNPEGEVLAVGKTGIITIEADSLAKGYYPGENLAFTLNRFQSDDLGFIDEGGYLTVVGRHSDKIISGGENIYPAEVEAAILGTGLVEDVCAIAVPDRDWGQVVTAVYVPKGLVESEAIASLLTDTLSPFKRPKYWVQIDRLPRNNRGKISRRIVQEMVLIQLKHQVTP
- a CDS encoding type IV pilin-like G/H family protein, coding for MFNDLVTFIAVAAILFALGVFAVTRSVSSSALILTNAFFSFSLSWSWQMLKNPDNYGPPFLGFMTFNLILFTLLFMSFRSSNRHIFKKIKNNQNYKIAKITSFLIPSLLILICWLPTSEYFHMRNVESWQERTSKSYLFWLNSSSHFYYEEHKRFPESIRELSEYFEWYRLPLPETNYIYEMQGYSDRVISYAIAPNERTKSYIAGVYFSPTFSSDNDGEAVEGFEFLKSVVCIANSPGAIRLAEPIVESNSVRCNADSTEAIEFPDD
- the menA gene encoding 2-carboxy-1,4-naphthoquinone phytyltransferase, translating into MTTQTIQPSNYKLWLAAIKPPMYSVAIMPIWVGTAVAWYEHHSLNWSIFSTFISSAILILAWENLSNDVFDSDTGIDKKKHHSLVNLTGNKSLIFWAGNLCLALGILGIGAICWWQQDLTVLGLILLCCFLGYMYQGPPFRLGYQGLGEFLCFFAFGPLGVSAAYYSQTQSWSNLSLLASVLVGISTTLVLFCSHFHQVEDDLAAGKRSPLVRMGTLRGAQLLPWFCGSIFAITGVLVALGSFPVWTLLSFAGLPASLKLCRHVASYHDSPEKVSNCKFIAIAVHFWSGLLLGLGFIL